CTTTCCTCATGGGGCCATTTCGCCCTGTGCCCTGTGGACCTGGAGCTCTTCCCCCAGGCCCTTCGTTCCTTCGGCCAACCACTGTTTAGGGCGCACCACCTACACGCCAGGCTCAGTAGTCTGGGTTCTGAGGAAGATGACAGACGCGAGCTCTGCCCCTGGAGTTATTGTCTCGCCAGGGGGACAGAGGGTGTTGATAGGGTGTCAGGGAAGGCCTCGCTGAGAGGGTGACATTGGAGTAGAGACcggagggaggtgaggggtgggccCTGTGGTATCTGGGGGAAGAGCATGCGGGCAGAGGGAACCATGAGTGCGAAGGCCCCGAGGTAGGCACGGGGGTGAGTGTCCGGGAACGGCGAGGAAGAGCCGTGTGGGCTGGAGCGGTGGGGAGAGCAGCggtgaggggagggcaggggtgtaACAGGGCTGGGGCGTGGAGTCTCTGCAGGACCTTGGGTGGTGAGGGCTTTGCCTCCCACTCTGCATGGTCAGGCAGCCCCCTATCTCCAAGTCACGGGGCTGGCTCAAGAGCTCCCTGCAGCCCGTACGGACGGGGCTCAGAGGTGAGCCACCATGGGGGAGCTTTGAGTGGAGGAGGCTGCGGCCCCGTTTACGTGTGGGGCCTTGCGGTGCTGGCAGTTTGTGTGTCTCACACACTCCCCTGTCTCCTCTCTACCCCGACAATTCAAACGTCTCTCCTGGGTGGGGGGCCATGGAGCTAATTAGGCCAGTGAGTGGAACCCCTCCAGTCCTGTTTTTAGCTGACTCTCCAGAGGCTTGGAGTCTGTGCCCCACAGTGGCTTTGGGAGAATGTTTGTTGCCCTGGAGGGCAGCTGGGCTTCTCTCCTCATCACCGTCCACCTCCGGCAGCTGGAGGCCCAGCTGCGCCGCCTCAGCAGCACACACCAGGAGGCCAACCTGGAGAACCGGCAGCTTCGGGAGGCCCAGCACAACCTGGCTGGGCAGCTGGAGGAAGTGCAGGAGCAGCTGCAGGTGACCAGGGGGCACCTGAACGTCACCAAGGCCTACGTGTCCTGGCAGATGGAGGAGGAACTGAGGCAAGTGGTGCCGCCTGGGGCTTGGGGTGGAGACCGGGGGCTTCccggaagagaggagaaagactCTGAGTTCTCTGAGGCTCTGGTCCACTCCCAGAACACGCAGTCCCCCTCTGTACACCTCACAGCAGCATCGCCAGGCTGAGATTATCATGCCCATTTctcagacagggaaactgaggaacagagagggaaaAGTCATGTGCCCAGGGTCGCACAACTGGGGTTCaaacacacacgcgcacacactcGGGTCTTGTGCAGTGCTAGATCCCAGATAGGCACACACGCTGGCTGTTACAGctcaggggagtgggatgggccagaatgttcagggaaggcttcctggagggggcAAGTCTTTACATAGGCCTTGAAGACTGAGCAGGATTGCATGAGAGGGGGGTGCATGCCCGCAAGAAGGGCTCCCGGAGCAAAGACTGAGAGGGAGGGCCAGCCGTGAGGTGTGCGACTGAcgtgagggagggaggcagggttgGTGTGACATCTCCTCACACCCTTTCCAGTGTCCCCAGAGCAGATGTGCAGAAGGCTCCCGACCCTCAAGCAGCCACCCCTGAGGAGGCGCCCCTGCCGGGTCTGTTTGGGGACAACGATGACTGGGACCAGCTCCTGAGCAGCTTCAGCAGCCCCCCCGACAGAACCCTGCAGCTGTACTGgagcccacccccaaccccgaCAGCCTCCTCAGCGCCCCAGACGCCGCGCGTGGTCAGGCAGATCTCCATCTCAGAGCCACACGATTTGCTGTTCCGTCAGGAGCCGTCTTCAGGTGCAGATGCGGCTCCCGGGAGTCCCCCTGCGGTGTCGTCTGCGgccaaggaaggaaaaggagtggGCCCACATGGGCAGGACCTCAGTCCAGCGCAGCCTAAGGAGGGGTCAGGGGCTGGCCCAGAGGCCCACTTCGTCTGGGACCTCCCCAGGGCCTCGAGTGAGGAGTCAGGAAGCCTGGTGGCAGCTGCACTCAAAGTGCTCGTTCCGTTGGAGGATGGACGCCCTCTCCAGGTGGCCTCACCGCCTTCTGAGGCCCCCGCGGGGACCAGCAAACAGTTCCGGGCCTCATACCCAGGTGATAAGGACTCCTGGACTGGGCCTGTCCCAGACACGCCACCCAGGCAGGGAGAGGCCCTCCCTCAGGATCCCCCCGCTGCTGGGTCTGAGCCAGGACTGGGGTCCCCAGGAGCAGGAGCCCCCACAGCAGGGCTGGCTGAgccctcccagggcctggagCATGTGGTTCAGGCTCCCACAGAGGGATCggagcagggcaggctgggcccAGACGTGCAAGAGGGCCATCTGGGGGGGCTAAGGGAAGCTCATGACCAGGTCCAGCCAGAtgggctgcctgccctcccccagcagaGCCTGGAAGAGGAGCCCAGGGCTGAGGAGAGGAAGCAGCTGGGCCAAGGACAGCAAGGCCTCAGTTCAGAGCAGCCAGTGGAGGTTCAGGGCCTGAGAACTGGGCATTCAGAACAGCCCCAGCGAGGTTCCCTGCCCACTCCTCTCCCACATGACACGCTGCAGGCTGAGGCAGAAGCCCCTGCTCCTGGAAAACCGTCACCTCCAAGGGGGTCTCCCGATCGGGGGGCTCCGCCTGGAGTTGAAGCAGGACCCCAGCTGCCAACAAAAACCCTGCCCTCCGTGGCCACGCTGCAAGTCCAACCCGGACCTCCACCCACAACTGCTCAAGCAGAGGGAGGACAAGGCCCCCTACCATCCGGGGAGCCAAGGGCAGAGGACAGGCCTGAAGACCTGGGAACAGACTCCAGGGAGGCTGGGCCAAACGCAACCCCAGGGGACCCCGTGGACAGTGAGCCTCCAGCCGACCCCGATCACGTCTTCCACGTCATCGTCCTGGGAGACTCGAACGTGGGCAAAACATCCTTCCTGCACCTGCTGCACCAGAACACCTTCGCCACTGGGCTGACGGCGACTGTGGGTAAGGGCCcgtctggggagggaggagagaaccCGGGGCCCTGGCCAGCGAGCCCGGGCAGGCCCCTAGCAAGCCATCCCTGGAGAAGCTGCAGGCTCTGTCCTGGCCACCGGCCCCGCAGTAGGCAGTATTTTATATGGGAAAACTCTTAATGTTTTACTAATCATCTCTAATTACGGGCAATTTGCTTTCTCAGCATTGATCTGATTAGTTTATAATGTGTCACATCAACAAAGCACCCTGCAATTTAGGTGCCAGTCCGGCTGATGGTGAAAACCAGCAAGTCTCCACCCACGTGGCCCAGGGACAGGCTGCGCAGGGCCCTGCTGGTTGGATGTGGTCATGCCACAGGCCAGTGGCCAAGCTCAGCAGGAAGTTGCCTTGGGCAAGTGGAATGTTTTACCAGAATGTATTTGTAGAGCATGGTCAGTTAGGGACCCGGGCGCCTGAGTTCAAACCTGAACTTGGACCATTGTTTAACTCTTCTGAGCCCCCAGGTCCTCACCCGCAGGACGGGACAGCAGGGGAGCTGGCTTTCCAGAGTGGTTGGGAGGGTCAGTTCAGTTACCACACATCAAGCTCTGAGAATcatatctggcacatagtaagtgctcataaatattcattatttttactgttattaatATAAGGAAATATTTGATAATGTCTACTTCAGTGGCTCCTGCCAGTGAAATGTACCAAAACACAACATTTCGTCTCCCTAAAAGTATTGGGGTGCGCGGCCACTCGAATGCTGTAGAGAAGCACAGAAAGCAAGCTCATGGGAGTGAGGAGGGAACCTGCTTAGGGACGAAGGTGGAGCAATACACATCTGTGTCGGTCAGGGGCATGGCGACTGGGCCCAGGGCCAGACAGGCGGGTAAATGACAGCCCACGCACAAGAGAGACTCCGGACGAGCTCTCGGACGTTTCTCTGAGGAGGAACCCTCACCCGGGCAGTCAGTTTAAAAGGCGGTCATTGGGAGTGGGGGACTGgagcaggcctggcctggggttGAGCAGGTTGCAGGGCCTGGAGGGCCACCATTACTAATCACCTAAGCTACTGGTTTCCGACCACCTACAATGCACCAGGCATCTTAGAATGGCCCCCCCCGGAACCGAGTCTCCCCCATTATTATGTAGTAAGACGTTTCCaggaaattcaattaaaaaaaaaaaagattgcataACTGTAAAAAGACACGGCCTGCCCGCACCCCCTCTTAGCTGCGAGCACCCGAGTTCCAGGTGTATGACCCAGACCTGTCCCAGTCCCAGCTGCGGTTTTGCGCCCCCGTGGCTGTTACCCATCTGTCTGAACTGTCACTGGGGACGACTGTGGCCTCCCCAGTCAGGAGCATCTGCCCCCTCAGGGTCCCCCTGCTCtactcccaccccctctcccagaGGGTAAGACCCGCAGCCCGCCTGCATTTGAGAACAGTGCTGGGTGGCGGACCGGAGCCCGAGCCAGCGGAGTCACATCTGAACGTGCATTTTTGCCAGGCTTTTCCGTATCTATCCCCATTTTTCGgatgagagaaacagagaagtgaAGACCTGCTCCAGTTTCTGGCCCTGGCCGGGCCCAGAGTTCATTCCCAGGGTCGCTTCCTTCCAAGCACAAGCCCCCACACCGGAAGTTTTACCCTCTTTTGGGTTCAGCGTTGCTCTCCCCTTGAGGCTGCTCATGTAAAAGAGCAGGTTCCTTGGGAAGGAGAAAACATCGTGTTCCTAACAGTTCACATGGTTACGTTGTGATAACGCATTTGGGGGAGAGTGTGAGGACACATGGGTGGACTGAGGAGGGGCGCGGGCAGGCAGGTGGGAAAGTGGGAGCAATGGGGAAGCTAATCGATGCAAAGAATAGT
The Desmodus rotundus isolate HL8 chromosome 11, HLdesRot8A.1, whole genome shotgun sequence genome window above contains:
- the RAB44 gene encoding ras-related protein Rab-44; translation: METGQRVTRKGRKLGSSRRRQIREPADGQDTPAAPEPESESWSSQAAAELQSFFQACGAKERGFVTRKDLEVAKFSFLSSEEKPEMIFDWVDVERKGHLSLEEFSSGLKSIFGSSPNTHRLHRRKPLSSKRVSAASSFPVLGEAEAEEKEAFFAFMEQLGAGHSLPEQAELWQLWRKLRQEEPHLVGNLEGFLAKMTSRLQEARADKEVLELTLRKRDSDHHREVQQLYEEMEQQIRQEKQQLQAESDSRDLALSSQMQEVLEAKEREVQQLTEDQRELEAQLRRLSSTHQEANLENRQLREAQHNLAGQLEEVQEQLQVTRGHLNVTKAYVSWQMEEELSVPRADVQKAPDPQAATPEEAPLPGLFGDNDDWDQLLSSFSSPPDRTLQLYWSPPPTPTASSAPQTPRVVRQISISEPHDLLFRQEPSSGADAAPGSPPAVSSAAKEGKGVGPHGQDLSPAQPKEGSGAGPEAHFVWDLPRASSEESGSLVAAALKVLVPLEDGRPLQVASPPSEAPAGTSKQFRASYPGDKDSWTGPVPDTPPRQGEALPQDPPAAGSEPGLGSPGAGAPTAGLAEPSQGLEHVVQAPTEGSEQGRLGPDVQEGHLGGLREAHDQVQPDGLPALPQQSLEEEPRAEERKQLGQGQQGLSSEQPVEVQGLRTGHSEQPQRGSLPTPLPHDTLQAEAEAPAPGKPSPPRGSPDRGAPPGVEAGPQLPTKTLPSVATLQVQPGPPPTTAQAEGGQGPLPSGEPRAEDRPEDLGTDSREAGPNATPGDPVDSEPPADPDHVFHVIVLGDSNVGKTSFLHLLHQNTFATGLTATVGVDFRVKKLLVDNKYYALQLWDTAGQERYHSMTRQLLRKADGVVLMYDVTSQESFAHVRYWVDCLQDTTSGGVVILLLGNKMDCDKERQVSEEAGQQLAQELGISFAECSAALGHNILEPMMTLARSLKMQEDRLKGSLVEVVPERPPKKAGCCS